A genomic window from Rhodococcus sp. KBS0724 includes:
- a CDS encoding APC family permease has protein sequence MNRTLGTFDAVVIGLAAMIGAGVFVVFAPAAAVAGTGLMFGLVIAAGVAYCNATSSAQLAARYPTSGGTYVYGREQLGPWWGFVAGWSFVIGKTASCGAMALTFATYVVPEPYRKIVAVALVVVLVAVNYRGVTRTAQMARVIVAMSVTAIGVGLCVSLWGPGAHRVMPEFGVGSWYGVLQSAGLLFFAFAGYARIATLGEEVRDPRRTIPRAILIALGVAVVVYALVAMVLLVTLGQERLAQSTRPLADAVALTGWGWAEPIVVVGAAAASAGALLALIAGVSRTAMAMARERDLPRTFAAIHPQFAVPHHAELAVGAIVIALVLTVDLRGVIGFSSFGVLLYYLVANVSAYTQGRADRMFPRLLQVVGALGCAVLAFTLPISAVAVGTGVVLLGCGYRWIRLKKFGDT, from the coding sequence ATGAACCGCACCCTGGGGACATTCGACGCCGTTGTGATCGGCCTTGCCGCGATGATCGGTGCCGGAGTGTTCGTGGTGTTCGCACCGGCAGCGGCGGTAGCGGGCACCGGATTGATGTTCGGTCTGGTAATCGCGGCAGGTGTGGCGTACTGCAACGCGACGTCGTCGGCGCAACTCGCCGCGCGGTATCCGACCTCCGGCGGGACGTACGTCTACGGACGTGAGCAACTCGGACCGTGGTGGGGGTTTGTCGCGGGGTGGTCGTTTGTGATCGGGAAAACCGCCAGTTGCGGGGCGATGGCGTTGACCTTCGCGACTTACGTTGTACCCGAACCGTATCGGAAGATCGTCGCGGTAGCGCTGGTGGTGGTGCTGGTCGCGGTGAACTACCGCGGTGTCACCCGGACGGCGCAGATGGCGCGAGTGATCGTCGCGATGTCCGTGACGGCGATCGGCGTGGGCTTGTGTGTTTCGCTGTGGGGACCAGGCGCGCATCGCGTCATGCCCGAGTTCGGTGTCGGTTCCTGGTACGGGGTTCTGCAGTCCGCGGGACTGCTGTTCTTTGCCTTTGCCGGGTACGCCCGCATCGCGACGCTAGGGGAGGAAGTCCGGGATCCTCGACGCACGATTCCACGCGCGATCCTGATAGCGCTGGGCGTCGCGGTTGTCGTCTATGCACTGGTGGCGATGGTTCTTCTGGTGACCCTGGGGCAGGAGAGACTTGCTCAGTCGACGCGTCCGCTCGCGGATGCGGTCGCTCTCACCGGGTGGGGGTGGGCCGAACCGATCGTGGTGGTCGGCGCCGCCGCCGCATCCGCCGGTGCACTGTTGGCGCTGATCGCCGGCGTGAGCCGAACCGCGATGGCGATGGCTCGCGAACGAGATCTGCCACGGACTTTCGCGGCGATTCACCCGCAATTTGCGGTGCCGCATCACGCGGAACTGGCCGTCGGCGCGATAGTGATCGCGCTCGTCTTGACGGTCGATCTTCGTGGGGTCATCGGGTTTTCGTCGTTCGGGGTGTTGTTGTACTACCTCGTGGCAAATGTCAGCGCTTATACCCAAGGACGCGCGGATCGGATGTTCCCGCGACTGCTGCAGGTTGTCGGAGCGCTCGGATGCGCGGTTCTGGCGTTCACGCTGCCGATATCCGCCGTCGCAGTGGGGACAGGTGTTGTTCTTCTGGGTTGTGGGTATCGGTGGATACGACTGAAAAAATTTGGCGACACGTAA
- a CDS encoding aminotransferase class V-fold PLP-dependent enzyme, with protein sequence MFDLTSIRRDTPGCLDKVFLDSAGSSLPPEPVLTAMIEHLRLEADVGGYVAADRRSDALAAVPHSLARVIGAQPSDIALTDSATRAWNDFFGAVPLNPGDRVLICGVEYASNAIAALGRARSTGAKVEVIPSDHDGRIDLDALEAMLDDRVRVISVVHAPTNSGLVNPVREVVELAARHGALVLLDACQSVGQLPIDVAALGVDALSATGRKWLRGPRGTGFLYVRPGLATALEPAAMDLHGADWTHADAYVPAPDATRFELWETSVAARLGLGAAADYLLALGTETVAQQIESRAHYLRTGLDAMSGVAVHDRGPTLSGIVSFTLDAVPAAEVRSRLAAQSITVTVSSRGSTLLDMTARGLDAVVRASPHCFVDEKDLDIFLGAVRELSVSR encoded by the coding sequence ATGTTCGACCTCACCTCGATCCGCCGCGACACCCCTGGGTGCCTCGACAAGGTGTTCCTCGACAGCGCCGGATCCTCCCTACCGCCGGAACCTGTGTTGACGGCGATGATCGAGCATCTGCGCCTGGAAGCTGACGTCGGCGGCTACGTCGCCGCTGACCGCCGCAGCGATGCCCTGGCTGCGGTTCCACATTCACTGGCCCGGGTGATCGGCGCCCAGCCCTCGGATATCGCGTTGACGGACAGCGCAACCCGCGCCTGGAACGACTTTTTCGGCGCAGTGCCCTTGAACCCCGGAGATCGCGTACTGATCTGCGGTGTCGAATACGCCAGCAACGCCATTGCCGCACTGGGCCGGGCGCGATCAACCGGCGCGAAGGTCGAGGTGATCCCGAGCGATCACGACGGCCGGATCGACCTCGATGCACTCGAAGCGATGCTCGACGACCGCGTCCGCGTCATCTCGGTTGTTCACGCACCTACAAACAGCGGCCTGGTCAACCCGGTCCGTGAGGTTGTCGAACTGGCCGCGCGCCACGGCGCGCTGGTTCTCCTCGACGCGTGCCAATCGGTGGGCCAATTACCCATCGACGTGGCCGCCCTGGGCGTCGACGCCTTGAGCGCCACGGGACGCAAGTGGCTTCGGGGTCCACGGGGAACCGGCTTCCTGTACGTGCGTCCCGGACTGGCGACCGCGCTCGAACCGGCCGCGATGGACTTGCACGGAGCGGACTGGACCCACGCCGACGCTTACGTGCCCGCGCCGGATGCCACCCGGTTCGAATTGTGGGAAACCAGCGTCGCGGCTCGCCTCGGGCTCGGGGCGGCGGCGGACTATCTCTTGGCGCTGGGAACGGAAACCGTTGCCCAGCAGATCGAATCGAGGGCGCACTATCTCCGAACCGGGCTGGACGCGATGTCCGGTGTCGCCGTCCACGATCGCGGACCCACCCTCAGCGGCATCGTCTCGTTCACCCTGGACGCGGTTCCGGCCGCCGAAGTTCGCAGTCGACTTGCGGCGCAGAGCATCACCGTCACGGTGAGCAGCCGCGGATCGACGCTCCTCGACATGACCGCCCGCGGTCTCGACGCCGTGGTCAGAGCGTCTCCGCACTGTTTTGTCGACGAGAAAGACTTGGATATCTTTCTCGGCGCTGTGCGGGAGTTAAGCGTCTCCCGATGA
- the egtA gene encoding ergothioneine biosynthesis glutamate--cysteine ligase EgtA yields MATAVLDTTLDSRPAAEAYIGGVCFKQGPPRLVGTEVEWLTRDAGGGRPSLEALARALGKHTPTSIDPRSPGAPLPGGSLVTVEPGGQIELSSAPRTSAREVCDYLSEDHRVLSGLLRDQSVEMYDGSADQQRQPQRLLRLPRYCAMEHQFSSIGPYGALMMCNTAAVQVSVDAGGSREAIARRWRLLGDIGPALIAAFACSPQLEGIPRGEWASQRMRTWLELDARRTMHVVDAADYAQWALNVPLMCVRNGTDDWTAPRGATFGDWIDGALEADIGRAPTSEDLDYHLSTMFPPVRAAGHLEVRYIDAQPGDLWRVPIAAIDALLSGPAVMQEAGDAAASTAGRWRDAAEYGLVDVELRSAATSLMSLAASYAPDPEFVRLLDRAAERCCRGLSPVEGS; encoded by the coding sequence ATGGCAACCGCAGTACTGGACACTACGCTGGACTCGCGTCCCGCCGCCGAGGCATATATCGGCGGGGTGTGCTTCAAGCAGGGCCCGCCGCGACTGGTCGGGACCGAGGTCGAATGGCTGACCAGGGACGCCGGTGGTGGCCGCCCGTCACTCGAGGCGCTGGCCCGCGCGCTGGGAAAACACACGCCCACCAGCATCGACCCTCGCTCGCCCGGCGCTCCACTTCCCGGCGGCAGTCTGGTGACCGTCGAACCGGGCGGTCAGATCGAACTCTCCTCGGCGCCGCGCACGTCAGCGCGTGAAGTATGCGATTACCTGAGCGAAGATCACCGCGTGTTAAGTGGGCTTCTGCGCGATCAGTCCGTCGAGATGTACGACGGGTCGGCAGATCAGCAGCGCCAACCACAGCGCTTGCTGCGATTGCCCCGATACTGCGCCATGGAACATCAATTTTCCTCGATCGGGCCGTACGGCGCCCTCATGATGTGCAACACCGCCGCCGTGCAGGTGAGCGTCGATGCGGGTGGCAGCCGAGAAGCCATCGCGCGGCGGTGGCGACTCCTCGGTGACATCGGGCCGGCTCTGATCGCCGCATTTGCGTGTTCGCCACAGCTGGAAGGGATTCCGCGAGGGGAGTGGGCGTCGCAACGTATGCGGACGTGGCTCGAACTCGACGCCAGGCGCACAATGCACGTTGTCGACGCCGCCGATTATGCGCAGTGGGCCTTGAACGTCCCGCTGATGTGTGTCCGGAACGGTACCGACGACTGGACTGCGCCGCGGGGCGCCACGTTTGGCGACTGGATCGACGGGGCACTCGAAGCCGACATTGGTCGTGCGCCCACGTCCGAGGATCTGGACTACCACCTGTCCACGATGTTTCCGCCGGTTCGTGCGGCCGGACATCTGGAGGTGAGGTACATCGACGCTCAACCCGGCGATCTGTGGCGCGTCCCGATCGCTGCGATCGACGCGCTGCTGTCCGGGCCCGCGGTGATGCAGGAAGCCGGTGATGCCGCGGCGTCGACGGCGGGCCGCTGGCGCGATGCCGCGGAATACGGACTGGTGGATGTCGAACTGCGTTCGGCAGCAACATCTCTGATGTCGCTCGCGGCGTCGTATGCGCCTGATCCCGAGTTCGTTCGTCTCCTCGATCGTGCGGCCGAGCGGTGTTGTCGGGGCCTGTCACCGGTCGAGGGAAGCTGA
- the egtB gene encoding ergothioneine biosynthesis protein EgtB — MSTEVTKEAVETVLERARARSLLLTDCVDDTELIAQHSPLMSPLVWDLAHIGNQEELWLVRDVGGREPVRRDIDDMYDAFKHSRPTRPELPLLDPAESRQYIRTVRGKVWDVLADSNFDGKPLERSGFAFGMIAQHEQQHAESMLATHQLRSGPAALVATPAPAARRTPIHDEVVIPAGPFVMGTDDEPWALDNERTAHQVYLGPYAIDRFPVTNGEFIEFIDDGGYSRPELWSRAGWRHRIDAHLTAPLFWERDGSTWWQQSFGTDKPVAVRRPVVHVSYFEAEAYATWVGKRLPTEAEWEKAARWDPESGRSRRFPWGDTPPDETRANLGQRYLSPADAGAYPDGASAYGVEQLIGDVWEWTSSGFHPYPGFHAFPYREYSEVFFGGDYKMLRGGSFGTDSVACRGTFRNWDHPIRRQIFSGFRCARTLSGHV; from the coding sequence ATGTCGACGGAGGTCACCAAGGAGGCGGTCGAGACCGTGCTGGAGCGGGCACGAGCGCGTTCGCTGCTGCTCACGGATTGTGTCGACGACACCGAGTTGATCGCTCAGCACTCACCCCTCATGAGTCCGCTGGTGTGGGATCTTGCCCATATCGGCAACCAGGAGGAACTGTGGCTGGTGCGCGACGTGGGTGGGCGCGAACCGGTACGGCGCGACATCGACGACATGTACGACGCGTTCAAACATTCGCGGCCGACGCGCCCTGAGCTTCCGCTGCTGGACCCGGCCGAATCGCGTCAATACATACGTACGGTTCGCGGCAAGGTGTGGGACGTCTTGGCTGACAGCAACTTCGACGGAAAGCCGCTCGAACGCAGCGGGTTTGCGTTCGGCATGATCGCTCAGCATGAACAGCAACATGCGGAGAGCATGCTCGCAACACACCAATTACGTTCCGGCCCTGCGGCACTCGTAGCGACGCCCGCCCCCGCTGCGCGGCGTACACCCATTCATGACGAAGTGGTCATTCCCGCCGGACCGTTTGTGATGGGTACCGATGACGAACCGTGGGCCCTCGACAACGAGCGAACCGCTCATCAGGTGTATCTCGGCCCTTACGCTATCGACCGGTTCCCGGTTACCAACGGCGAGTTCATCGAGTTCATCGACGACGGTGGGTATTCCCGGCCGGAACTGTGGTCGCGGGCCGGATGGCGCCATCGCATCGACGCCCATCTCACTGCGCCGCTGTTCTGGGAACGCGACGGATCAACATGGTGGCAGCAGTCTTTCGGTACCGACAAGCCGGTAGCGGTTCGGCGTCCGGTAGTGCACGTCAGCTACTTCGAAGCCGAAGCCTATGCAACCTGGGTCGGCAAGAGACTTCCCACCGAAGCGGAATGGGAGAAGGCTGCGCGGTGGGATCCCGAATCCGGGCGGTCCAGACGGTTCCCCTGGGGCGATACCCCACCGGACGAGACTCGCGCCAATCTCGGCCAGCGCTATCTGTCGCCGGCTGACGCGGGGGCATATCCCGATGGCGCGTCGGCGTACGGAGTGGAGCAGTTGATCGGGGATGTGTGGGAGTGGACGTCTTCCGGTTTCCACCCCTATCCGGGTTTTCACGCGTTTCCGTACCGTGAGTACTCCGAGGTGTTCTTCGGCGGCGACTACAAGATGCTGCGCGGCGGTTCGTTCGGCACCGACAGCGTTGCGTGCCGTGGCACCTTCCGCAACTGGGATCATCCGATCCGGCGGCAGATATTTTCCGGATTCCGCTGCGCCAGAACACTGTCCGGACACGTCTGA
- a CDS encoding FAD-dependent oxidoreductase, producing the protein MADATISPISVSDITTWDFEADVVVAGYGIAGVTAAIEAARAGADVLVLERTGGWGGAASLAGGFIYLGGGTPLQKACGFDDTVDNMKTFMKAALGPGTDDAKIDAYCEGSVDHYNWLVDAGVPFKESFWGQPGWEPPFDDGLMYSGGENAAPFNTLVDPAPRGHVPQMSEKKTGEQGGGYMLMKPLVETAEKLGVRAEYDLRVQTLVVDGPRVVGVVAKRYGKDVAIRARKGVVLAMGSFAYNNEMVRSNAPRIFGHPAASIEAHDGRAIQIGQALGADTAHMDATEVAFFCDPQLMVRGILVNGRGQRYIPEDTYPGRIGQATLFQQDNQAFLVIDEAAYEEGMTAESSSAQLRAQPTWVAETVEELEAEMGLPVGALQSTVDLYNRHAESNSDPVLGKKPEWVKPIVGPFAAIDLRGRTGGFTLGGLKTTVDSEVLHVSGEPIPGLFAAGRCTSGVCAGGYASGTSLGDGSFFGRRAGISAARS; encoded by the coding sequence ATGGCCGACGCCACTATTTCCCCGATTTCCGTTTCCGATATCACCACCTGGGACTTCGAAGCCGACGTTGTTGTCGCCGGCTACGGAATCGCCGGAGTCACCGCGGCCATCGAAGCTGCCCGCGCGGGCGCCGACGTGCTCGTACTCGAGCGAACCGGCGGTTGGGGCGGTGCCGCGTCATTGGCCGGCGGCTTCATCTACCTGGGCGGCGGCACTCCGTTGCAGAAGGCATGCGGATTCGACGACACCGTCGACAACATGAAGACGTTCATGAAAGCCGCACTCGGCCCCGGAACCGACGACGCGAAAATCGACGCGTATTGCGAGGGCAGCGTCGACCACTACAACTGGCTCGTCGACGCCGGTGTCCCCTTCAAGGAATCGTTCTGGGGTCAGCCGGGCTGGGAACCGCCCTTCGACGACGGCCTCATGTATTCCGGCGGTGAGAACGCCGCGCCGTTCAACACGCTGGTCGATCCCGCGCCCCGTGGACACGTTCCGCAGATGTCCGAGAAGAAGACAGGCGAGCAGGGCGGCGGCTACATGCTGATGAAGCCGCTGGTCGAAACTGCCGAAAAGCTGGGCGTCCGAGCAGAATACGACTTGCGCGTCCAGACGCTGGTGGTCGACGGTCCCAGGGTGGTCGGTGTCGTCGCCAAGCGTTACGGCAAGGACGTCGCGATCCGCGCCCGCAAGGGTGTCGTACTGGCGATGGGCAGCTTTGCGTACAACAACGAGATGGTGCGTTCCAACGCACCGCGCATCTTCGGCCATCCGGCTGCTTCCATCGAGGCGCACGACGGGCGCGCGATCCAGATCGGCCAAGCACTCGGCGCCGACACCGCGCACATGGACGCCACCGAGGTCGCGTTCTTCTGCGACCCGCAATTGATGGTGCGCGGCATTCTGGTCAACGGTCGCGGCCAGCGATACATCCCCGAGGACACCTACCCGGGCCGCATCGGCCAGGCAACACTCTTCCAGCAGGACAATCAGGCCTTCCTCGTGATCGACGAGGCTGCATACGAGGAAGGTATGACTGCCGAATCGTCCAGTGCGCAGTTACGTGCGCAGCCGACCTGGGTAGCGGAAACCGTCGAGGAACTCGAAGCCGAGATGGGGCTTCCCGTCGGCGCGCTGCAATCCACCGTCGATCTCTACAACCGTCACGCCGAGTCGAACTCCGACCCTGTGCTGGGCAAGAAGCCCGAGTGGGTCAAGCCGATCGTCGGCCCGTTCGCGGCAATCGACCTGCGCGGCCGCACCGGTGGCTTCACGCTCGGCGGGTTGAAGACGACTGTCGATTCCGAGGTTCTGCACGTGTCCGGTGAGCCGATCCCCGGACTGTTCGCAGCGGGTCGCTGCACGTCGGGTGTCTGCGCGGGCGGCTACGCCAGCGGAACCAGCCTCGGCGACGGCAGCTTCTTCGGCCGTCGCGCCGGAATCAGCGCCGCCCGCTCCTGA
- the egtC gene encoding ergothioneine biosynthesis protein EgtC has translation MCRHLGYLGPPRSVRDLLQTGTHSLVKQSWAPREMRKGGTINADGFGASWWTDGQLGRYRSSTPIWSDPTVEETLSHIRSGSVLAAVRSATEGMAVEVGACAPFADNTYAFSHNGALTGWPSSVAALAQEVPTAALLTMSAPTDSALLWALLRHRLQDMSVEAAVTTVIHDVEAVATGSRLNFLLGDGNELWASTWGHTLYVLVDELQALIASEPFDDSPAWEQVPDRHLVCARPGHLIITPIPMGER, from the coding sequence ATGTGCCGACATCTCGGCTATCTCGGGCCGCCGCGCTCCGTCCGAGATCTCCTGCAGACCGGAACCCATTCGCTGGTGAAGCAGTCGTGGGCTCCCCGTGAGATGCGCAAGGGTGGAACCATCAACGCCGACGGTTTCGGTGCGAGTTGGTGGACGGACGGGCAGCTGGGTCGGTATCGAAGTAGCACCCCGATCTGGTCGGATCCCACTGTGGAGGAAACGCTTTCACATATCCGTAGCGGATCGGTGCTGGCGGCAGTGCGTTCCGCGACCGAGGGGATGGCCGTCGAGGTCGGCGCGTGCGCTCCCTTTGCCGACAACACCTACGCGTTCAGTCACAACGGAGCCCTCACCGGTTGGCCGAGTTCGGTTGCCGCCCTTGCCCAGGAGGTTCCGACTGCCGCGCTGCTGACCATGTCGGCGCCGACAGATTCGGCACTGCTGTGGGCCCTGTTGCGTCATCGCTTGCAGGACATGTCGGTGGAAGCCGCGGTGACCACCGTCATTCACGACGTCGAGGCAGTGGCCACCGGTTCGCGTCTGAACTTCCTGCTCGGTGACGGCAACGAACTCTGGGCCAGCACGTGGGGCCATACGCTCTACGTCCTCGTCGACGAGTTGCAGGCACTGATCGCGTCCGAACCTTTCGACGATTCACCCGCGTGGGAACAGGTTCCGGACAGACACCTCGTCTGCGCCCGGCCCGGCCATTTGATCATCACCCCGATTCCGATGGGAGAACGATGA
- a CDS encoding 50S ribosomal protein L25/general stress protein Ctc, whose amino-acid sequence MSEENNLVAVVRTEFGKGAARRARRDGLVPTVLYGHGEDPKHLNVVARDFASILRAHGTNAVLTLDIDGTEQVALTKSVVVHPIRNYIEHADLLVIKKGEKVTIDVPVVVTGDAAAGTMVAQDASTISLEADALHIPEQIEVSVEGLEAGTQILASQLELPKGSTLQADADVLIVNITAAATEASEEAAAAAAATEEA is encoded by the coding sequence ATGTCTGAAGAGAACAACCTCGTCGCTGTCGTCCGCACCGAATTCGGCAAGGGCGCAGCTCGCCGCGCACGCCGCGACGGCCTCGTCCCCACGGTTCTGTACGGCCACGGTGAAGACCCGAAGCACCTCAACGTCGTCGCTCGCGACTTCGCTTCCATCCTCCGCGCACACGGCACCAACGCTGTGCTGACCCTCGACATCGACGGCACGGAGCAGGTTGCACTGACCAAGTCGGTCGTCGTGCACCCCATCCGCAACTACATCGAGCACGCTGACCTCCTGGTCATCAAGAAGGGCGAGAAGGTCACGATCGACGTTCCCGTCGTCGTCACCGGTGACGCAGCTGCCGGCACCATGGTCGCGCAGGATGCCTCCACCATCTCGCTCGAAGCTGACGCTCTGCACATCCCCGAGCAGATCGAGGTTTCGGTCGAAGGCCTCGAAGCCGGCACCCAGATCCTCGCAAGCCAGCTCGAGCTCCCCAAGGGCTCAACCCTGCAGGCAGATGCAGACGTGCTGATCGTCAACATCACCGCAGCAGCCACCGAAGCTTCCGAAGAAGCAGCAGCAGCAGCGGCAGCAACCGAAGAGGCCTGA
- the egtD gene encoding L-histidine N(alpha)-methyltransferase, protein MSTPILEIFLTPEDLVEQLRSDARTGLTARSKWLAPVWFYDARGSELFEQITELPEYYPTRTERALLAECAGEIASLTTPKMLIELGSGSSEKTRLLLDAMSDSLHTYVPQDVSVTALEGAAKAISAEFADIDVIGVVSDFTGSLHHLPSGGRRAVAFLGGTLGNLIPGERAEFLTGIAEVLGHGESLILGVGLVTDPAVLVPAYDDSAGVTAQFNLNVLSVLNKQLGANFPLEAFRHVALWDAEKQWIEMRLEALRDLSVRIEDLDLEITFAAGEHMRTEISAKFTVDGITAELEAAGFRLQKVWTDADQRFALLCAERA, encoded by the coding sequence ATGAGCACCCCGATTCTCGAAATCTTTCTGACTCCGGAAGATCTTGTCGAGCAGTTACGGTCCGACGCCCGCACCGGGTTGACCGCCCGGTCGAAGTGGCTTGCGCCGGTGTGGTTCTACGACGCCCGCGGCAGTGAACTCTTCGAGCAGATCACCGAACTACCGGAGTATTACCCCACTCGCACGGAACGCGCCTTGCTGGCCGAGTGTGCCGGGGAGATCGCATCGTTGACCACACCGAAGATGCTGATCGAGCTGGGTTCAGGTTCCTCGGAGAAGACTCGCCTCCTGCTGGATGCGATGTCTGATTCACTGCACACCTATGTACCGCAAGATGTTTCGGTGACTGCCTTGGAAGGCGCCGCCAAGGCGATCAGCGCGGAGTTTGCGGACATCGACGTCATCGGAGTGGTCAGCGACTTCACCGGTTCGCTGCATCATCTTCCCAGCGGAGGTAGGCGAGCGGTCGCGTTTTTGGGCGGTACGTTGGGGAATCTGATTCCCGGCGAGCGCGCGGAGTTCCTCACCGGGATCGCCGAGGTTCTCGGCCACGGTGAGAGCCTGATCCTGGGAGTGGGGCTGGTGACCGATCCCGCCGTGCTGGTTCCCGCGTACGACGACAGCGCCGGAGTCACGGCGCAGTTCAACCTCAACGTGCTCAGTGTCCTGAACAAGCAACTCGGCGCGAACTTCCCGTTGGAAGCCTTCCGGCATGTCGCGCTCTGGGATGCCGAGAAGCAATGGATCGAGATGCGGTTGGAAGCCCTCCGCGATCTTTCGGTGCGGATAGAGGACTTGGATCTGGAGATCACCTTCGCCGCCGGCGAGCACATGCGCACGGAAATTTCTGCGAAGTTCACCGTCGACGGGATCACTGCCGAGTTGGAGGCCGCGGGTTTCCGGTTACAGAAAGTGTGGACCGACGCGGACCAGCGGTTCGCGCTGCTGTGCGCGGAGCGAGCCTAG
- the pth gene encoding aminoacyl-tRNA hydrolase → MSTDTALVIGLGNPGPQYEKTRHNIGFMVAGTLAGRMGGKFNAHKKSGAEIVEGRLAGRRVILGKPRSYMNLSGGAVAGLARFFSVDPSNIIVVHDELDLDFGTIRLKLGGGEGGHNGLRSISSSLSTKDYLRTRVGIGRPPGRMDPADYVLKPFSAAERKELDLVCEEAADAVELLLELGLEAAQNRLH, encoded by the coding sequence ATGAGCACAGATACAGCCCTGGTGATCGGACTCGGTAACCCCGGCCCCCAGTACGAGAAGACCCGACACAACATCGGGTTCATGGTGGCCGGCACCCTCGCGGGCCGGATGGGCGGAAAGTTCAACGCGCACAAGAAGAGTGGGGCCGAGATCGTCGAAGGCCGCTTGGCGGGCCGACGCGTGATCCTCGGCAAGCCGCGCTCGTACATGAATCTCTCCGGTGGCGCCGTTGCCGGCCTGGCACGGTTCTTCTCGGTTGATCCGTCGAACATCATCGTCGTTCACGACGAGCTGGATCTCGACTTCGGAACCATCCGCCTCAAGCTGGGCGGCGGCGAGGGTGGCCACAACGGTTTGCGCTCCATCTCGAGTTCGCTGTCCACCAAGGACTACCTGCGCACCCGCGTCGGCATCGGTCGTCCACCCGGCCGGATGGACCCGGCCGATTACGTGCTCAAGCCGTTCTCCGCCGCCGAACGCAAAGAACTCGATCTGGTTTGCGAAGAGGCCGCGGACGCGGTGGAGCTACTCCTCGAACTGGGACTCGAAGCAGCGCAGAATCGCCTGCACTGA
- a CDS encoding sorbosone dehydrogenase family protein: protein MFTNRLAARVSASSANFGALRSGRTVVTVATIAILAIPITQCSAQTLPSGSLGSADSSSEVPTEDTLPELAVTTVLDGLDHPWDVVAAPDGTILTGQRSRGFVVRRSDNTTGPVAADLSDLYARSETGLMGIALARDFAQSRTLYTCQGFSAGGVTDIRVISWTVDAGWTELTRTGTVLSGLPVSSGRHGGCRILAAEDGTLFVGTGDSANPGVPQDPNSLGGKVLHVNADGTPAAGNPDPSSPVYTLGHRNVQGLAVQPGTGRLYSVEQGTSVDDELNLLTPGGNYGYRPDRAPGTYDESVPMTDPSRVPGAIEAVWSSGNSTLATASAAFASGRQWGQWDGSVVIGGLKSKKLIFLRLSDDGRSVDAQAYGLENQYGRLRSVTPTANGSLLVTTDNGDNDSVLLVTPTP, encoded by the coding sequence ATGTTCACGAATCGACTCGCGGCGCGGGTTTCCGCCTCCAGCGCCAACTTCGGTGCACTCAGATCCGGCCGTACCGTCGTCACTGTTGCGACCATCGCGATTCTCGCCATCCCGATAACACAGTGCTCGGCTCAGACACTTCCATCGGGGAGTCTCGGATCTGCCGACAGCAGCTCGGAAGTCCCCACCGAGGACACGTTGCCTGAACTCGCGGTCACCACAGTCCTCGACGGCCTGGACCATCCCTGGGATGTCGTGGCGGCACCAGACGGCACGATCTTGACCGGGCAGAGATCAAGAGGTTTTGTCGTCCGCCGCAGTGACAACACAACAGGTCCCGTCGCAGCAGATCTCTCGGACCTCTATGCCCGGTCCGAAACCGGTCTCATGGGAATCGCGCTTGCCCGTGACTTCGCTCAGTCCCGCACCCTGTACACCTGCCAGGGATTCAGCGCTGGGGGAGTGACGGACATCCGGGTGATCTCGTGGACAGTCGACGCCGGATGGACCGAACTGACGCGAACCGGAACCGTGCTGTCCGGCCTCCCGGTCTCGTCGGGGCGACACGGTGGGTGCCGGATTCTTGCCGCCGAAGACGGAACGCTGTTCGTCGGCACGGGCGACAGCGCAAACCCCGGTGTTCCGCAGGATCCGAACTCGCTGGGCGGCAAGGTCTTGCACGTCAACGCAGACGGCACGCCGGCGGCGGGCAACCCCGACCCGTCGAGTCCGGTGTACACACTCGGCCACCGGAACGTTCAGGGATTGGCCGTTCAACCCGGAACCGGCAGATTGTATTCGGTGGAGCAGGGCACCAGCGTCGACGACGAGCTGAATCTCCTGACCCCCGGCGGAAACTACGGCTACCGACCCGATCGGGCGCCGGGAACATACGACGAGTCGGTGCCGATGACCGATCCGTCCCGCGTGCCCGGCGCGATCGAAGCTGTGTGGAGTTCGGGTAACTCGACCCTGGCAACCGCGAGCGCGGCATTTGCGTCGGGCAGGCAATGGGGTCAGTGGGACGGCAGCGTTGTCATCGGCGGACTCAAGAGCAAGAAACTGATCTTCCTGCGACTGAGCGACGACGGCCGCAGCGTCGACGCCCAGGCGTACGGGTTGGAAAACCAGTACGGACGTCTGCGTTCGGTCACTCCCACGGCAAACGGATCGCTTCTTGTCACCACCGACAACGGCGACAACGACAGCGTGCTCCTCGTGACGCCGACTCCGTAG